A portion of the Sabethes cyaneus chromosome 3, idSabCyanKW18_F2, whole genome shotgun sequence genome contains these proteins:
- the LOC128740382 gene encoding protein dimmed, with the protein MRSDLTDEKNVLQIAAAEIAESSDTSGFFEITSNGSNGHNGHRSDDLLHVPHEDYLNYPRATSRPKRSARRLQTESALDPDMTDSSSQSDDTSCGSGSRNGSRGGSSSRNASSQHHQQTTAAARRRKGVLNAKERNLRRLESNERERMRMHSLNDAFQSLREVIPHVKKERRLSKIETLTLAKNYITALTDVIIVMRGEGEAAGIPTSGTAAEISQTGALAPSALQNNCIVKTEADPGQHHHLLLHHHIPDQISSNIITLDVLNNSGINQHSHHHHHPPSLIDNTDNRHHHHSNNSASSIDIENSFYEDPFQMM; encoded by the exons ATGAGATCTGACTTGACGGACGAGAAAAACGTTCTGCAAATCGCTGCAGCTGAAATTGCCGAATCATCCGACACCAGTGGATTCTTCGAAATCACCAGCAATGGCTCCAATGGACACAATGGTCACAGATCGGACGACTTGCTGCATGTGCCGCACGAAGATTACCTAAACTACCCACGAGCAACCTCACGGCCGAAACGATCCGCTCGACGATTACAAACG GAATCTGCCCTCGACCCGGACATGACGGATTCGAGCTCCCAGAGTGATGATACCAGCTGTGGCAGCGGGAGTCGTAATGGCAGTCGTGGTGGTAGCAGTAGCCGAAATGCATCCTCGCAGCATCACCAGCAAACCACAGCAGCCGCTCGACGACGGAAAGGGGTTCTTAATGCGAAAGAACGCAATTTGCGGCGGCTCGAATCCAACGAGCGAGAACGTATGCGGATGCATAGCCTCAACGATGCATTTCAG TCGTTGAGAGAAGTTATACCACACGTCAAAAAGGAACGACGCCTGTCCAAGATAGAAACACTCACATTGGCCAAGAACTACATCACGGCCCTTACCGACGTTATCATTGTAATGCGCGGCGAGGGGGAGGCTGCTGGTATTCCAACAAGTGGCACTGCAGCAGAGATATCACAAACAGGAGCATTAGCACCCAGCGCATTGCAGAACAATTGCATCGTGAAGACGGAAGCTGATCCCGGACAGCATCATCATCTACTCCTTCACCATCACATTCCTGATCAGATTTCGTCCAATATCATCACGCTTGACGTATTGAACAACAGTGGTATCAATCAGCacagccaccaccaccaccacccaccGAGTCTTATCGATAACACTGATAACcgccatcatcatca cagcaacaacagtgcAAGTAGTATAGACATTGAAAACAGCTTCTACGAAGATCCGTTTCAAATGATGTAA